A window of the Mesorhizobium opportunistum WSM2075 genome harbors these coding sequences:
- a CDS encoding NepR family anti-sigma factor produces MMTRNKAEKEKRLAAEVRRQVGAKAMTRFLRTLPAFRIDADIPDRFRDLLDRLDRAAGSPSGSSGRR; encoded by the coding sequence ATGATGACCCGCAACAAGGCTGAAAAGGAAAAACGGCTTGCCGCGGAGGTCAGGCGCCAGGTCGGCGCCAAGGCAATGACGCGCTTTCTGCGCACCCTGCCGGCCTTCCGCATCGACGCCGACATTCCCGACCGCTTCAGGGATTTACTTGACCGCCTCGATCGGGCAGCCGGCAGCCCCTCAGGCAGCAGCGGGCGCCGGTAG
- the grpE gene encoding nucleotide exchange factor GrpE, whose product MSDQAKDERAPNEAEAAEANAERTEGGIDGDYEALVRLLKENEELKDRALRVAAEMENLRRRTARDVHDARTYAVANFARDMLSVSDNLRRALDAIPAEAKASGDAGFKALIEGVDLTERAMLSALERHGVKKLTPEGEKFDPNFHQAMFEVPNPDVPANTVVQVVQPGYSIGERVLRPAMVGVAKGGPKVAAEAPVEPGPVNEQAEKDA is encoded by the coding sequence ATGAGCGACCAGGCAAAAGACGAACGCGCGCCCAACGAAGCCGAGGCGGCCGAGGCCAATGCCGAGCGCACGGAAGGCGGCATCGACGGCGACTATGAAGCGCTTGTGCGATTGCTCAAGGAAAATGAAGAGCTGAAGGACCGCGCGCTGCGCGTCGCGGCCGAGATGGAAAACCTGCGTCGCCGCACCGCGCGCGACGTACACGACGCACGCACCTATGCGGTGGCGAATTTCGCCCGCGACATGCTGTCGGTATCGGACAATCTGCGCCGCGCGCTGGACGCCATTCCGGCCGAGGCCAAGGCGTCGGGCGATGCCGGCTTCAAGGCGCTGATCGAAGGCGTCGACCTCACCGAGCGCGCCATGCTGTCGGCGCTGGAACGGCACGGGGTCAAGAAATTGACTCCGGAAGGCGAGAAATTCGATCCCAATTTCCATCAGGCGATGTTCGAAGTGCCCAATCCCGATGTCCCGGCCAACACGGTGGTTCAGGTCGTGCAGCCGGGCTATTCGATCGGCGAGCGCGTGCTGCGGCCGGCCATGGTCGGCGTCGCCAAGGGCGGCCCGAAGGTCGCCGCCGAGGCGCCGGTCGAACCGGGGCCGGTCAACGAGCAGGCGGAGAAGGATGCGTGA
- a CDS encoding trimeric intracellular cation channel family protein, translated as MHPIALLDYAGIAVFAATGALAASRKQLDVIGFLFLASVTGIGGGTFRDLILNVPVFWVGNRDYVLICAVVAVLVFFTAHRVESRYRLLLWLDAVGLAAFSVMGAAKGLAITGSPVVSIITGMLTATFGGILRDLLAGEPSVLLKPEIYVTAALAGAAIFTLGDVAGLPQLVSGLAGFAVALAVRGGALRFGWAFPSYKSRPGRRPEDIP; from the coding sequence ATGCACCCCATCGCCCTTCTCGACTATGCCGGCATTGCCGTTTTTGCGGCGACGGGGGCGTTGGCTGCGTCGCGCAAGCAGCTCGACGTCATCGGTTTCCTGTTCCTGGCCAGCGTCACCGGCATCGGCGGCGGCACGTTTCGCGACCTCATCCTCAATGTGCCTGTGTTCTGGGTGGGAAACCGCGACTATGTGCTGATCTGCGCGGTGGTGGCGGTCCTGGTGTTCTTCACCGCGCACCGCGTCGAATCCCGCTATAGGCTGCTGCTCTGGCTCGACGCCGTCGGGCTGGCTGCCTTTTCGGTGATGGGCGCGGCAAAGGGCCTGGCAATCACCGGCTCGCCGGTGGTTTCCATCATCACCGGCATGCTGACCGCGACCTTCGGCGGCATATTGCGCGATCTCCTGGCCGGTGAGCCATCGGTGCTGCTGAAGCCCGAGATCTACGTCACGGCTGCCCTGGCGGGCGCCGCTATCTTCACACTGGGCGACGTCGCCGGACTGCCGCAGCTTGTCTCAGGCTTGGCCGGTTTCGCCGTGGCGCTCGCGGTGCGTGGCGGTGCGCTTCGTTTCGGCTGGGCATTTCCGTCCTACAAGAGCCGGCCCGGCCGGCGGCCTGAGGATATTCCGTAA
- a CDS encoding GNAT family N-acetyltransferase, with translation MPECDTRPNASSALLAGRNVDSVIKGAALGRIGNLEVRLARNEAEIAAAQEVRYRVFYDELGARKDLFQAQDRRDADRFDPLCDHLLVFDNSISGPEHRRIVGTYRLLRQEIAAAAGGFYSEGEFELTKLIARHPGQRFLELGRSCVLPEYRSKRTIEALWQGIWAYINHYEIGVMTGCASFQGTVPAAHAEALTYLSHHCRTNSAWDVRAVSGRYCSMDLMPIEAVNAKAAIAAMPPLVKGYLRVGARIGDGCVIDREFSTVDVFVVMPVKEIGARYVNYYGGEAQRFAA, from the coding sequence ATGCCGGAATGTGACACTCGGCCGAACGCCAGCAGCGCCTTGCTTGCCGGACGTAATGTCGATTCCGTCATAAAGGGCGCAGCACTCGGCCGAATCGGCAATCTCGAAGTGCGGCTTGCTCGCAACGAGGCCGAGATCGCGGCCGCGCAGGAAGTGCGTTACCGGGTGTTTTACGACGAGCTTGGTGCCAGGAAAGATCTGTTCCAGGCGCAGGACCGCCGTGACGCCGACCGGTTCGATCCGCTCTGCGACCATCTGCTTGTCTTCGACAATTCAATTTCCGGCCCCGAGCATCGCCGCATCGTCGGCACCTATCGCCTGCTGCGGCAAGAAATCGCGGCTGCCGCCGGAGGCTTCTATTCCGAAGGCGAATTCGAGCTGACCAAGCTCATCGCCCGTCATCCTGGCCAACGTTTTCTCGAGCTCGGCCGTTCCTGCGTTTTGCCCGAATACCGGTCGAAGCGCACCATCGAGGCGCTCTGGCAAGGCATCTGGGCCTACATCAATCACTACGAAATCGGCGTGATGACCGGCTGTGCTTCCTTCCAGGGCACCGTGCCGGCGGCGCATGCCGAGGCGCTCACCTATCTCTCTCATCATTGCCGTACGAACTCGGCCTGGGACGTGCGCGCGGTGTCCGGGCGCTATTGTTCCATGGACCTGATGCCGATCGAGGCGGTCAATGCCAAGGCAGCGATCGCGGCGATGCCGCCTTTGGTCAAGGGCTATCTGCGCGTCGGTGCCCGCATCGGCGACGGCTGCGTCATCGACCGCGAGTTTTCGACGGTCGACGTCTTCGTGGTGATGCCGGTCAAGGAGATCGGTGCCCGCTACGTCAACTACTATGGCGGGGAAGCCCAGCGCTTCGCCGCGTGA